One window of the Brevibacterium limosum genome contains the following:
- a CDS encoding uroporphyrinogen-III synthase, translated as MIQPRTDVGNELSGRRIVLTAQRRAEQLASALGRHGAKIVHAPTLSVIPHSDDPELVARTRELIELRPDTVVVTTGIGFTGWGEVAETAGLHEEWQAMLTGARIVARGPKARGAIQAAGLTADWVAESETSAEIEEVLLGEGVDGLRIAVQHHGAGADGLDEAFAAAGADVRSLIIYRWGPAPDADAVIDAVREVAQRGCDAVAFTSAPGAAAFLAVAEEQGLLPAVIEAFNDAHGVVAAAVGDVTAAPLHEQGIRTVIPERFRLGALVRTLVSELAD; from the coding sequence ATGATCCAGCCCCGTACCGATGTCGGCAATGAACTGTCCGGACGTCGCATCGTGCTCACAGCTCAGCGGCGCGCAGAACAGCTCGCATCCGCCCTCGGAAGGCACGGCGCGAAGATCGTGCATGCACCCACCTTGTCCGTCATCCCGCACAGCGACGACCCCGAACTCGTCGCGCGCACCCGTGAGCTCATCGAACTCCGACCCGACACCGTCGTGGTCACGACCGGCATCGGATTCACCGGCTGGGGTGAAGTGGCCGAGACCGCGGGACTGCACGAGGAGTGGCAGGCGATGCTCACAGGAGCCCGGATCGTCGCCCGCGGCCCCAAAGCGCGCGGGGCGATTCAGGCTGCCGGACTGACTGCTGACTGGGTCGCCGAGTCCGAGACCAGCGCAGAGATCGAGGAGGTGCTTCTCGGTGAGGGCGTGGATGGTCTGCGGATCGCCGTGCAGCATCACGGCGCCGGCGCCGACGGGCTCGACGAGGCCTTCGCCGCAGCAGGAGCCGACGTCCGCTCACTCATCATCTACCGCTGGGGTCCGGCCCCCGATGCGGACGCCGTGATCGACGCGGTTCGCGAGGTTGCGCAGCGCGGATGCGACGCCGTGGCCTTCACATCGGCACCCGGTGCCGCAGCGTTCCTTGCGGTGGCTGAAGAACAGGGCCTGCTGCCCGCTGTGATCGAAGCATTCAACGATGCACACGGTGTGGTGGCGGCTGCGGTCGGCGATGTCACCGCGGCTCCGCTGCATGAACAGGGGATCAGAACCGTGATCCCGGAACGATTCAGGCTCGGAGCTCTGGTCCGCACTCTGGTCAGTGAACTCGCCGACTGA
- a CDS encoding winged helix DNA-binding domain-containing protein, protein MTVRVSDDEVIAFRLAAHHLDERLSSDELMTAAGACGIQNSPPGSALTAVHARVKDLDRDRFESAVGEEKNLVQSWSMRGAPFFFPTADLPTFTTGVLPTTEASKRHFVLGVERSLDDLGIDLTDLLDAAREEIHAVLGGRRLPVGELGRELADRVESSLTKAQRRTWRSEGPYAKGQSLGEGVVHFGLRILTLQRVICFAPREHNTAPFVLLDEWLENASEGIVVGPNAGPVSDADRDRHRAELLRRYLHCCGPSTRADFAAWLGIRSTEAQPWWDLLDAEITEVDRGRRAWMLAEDVESLRAATMPRGVRLLPPRDPYTQIRDRETIVSKDHHSEVWKTVGEPGAVLVDGSIAGTWRAKKSGQRLKVDVATFATASSQVKKAINTEAEAISTLRAANDLDIAFSSD, encoded by the coding sequence ATGACGGTCCGGGTCTCCGATGACGAGGTCATTGCCTTCCGCCTCGCCGCTCACCACCTCGACGAGCGGTTGAGCAGTGACGAGCTGATGACGGCTGCCGGGGCCTGCGGGATTCAGAACAGCCCGCCCGGTTCGGCCCTCACTGCGGTGCACGCACGGGTGAAGGATCTCGATCGGGACCGGTTCGAGTCGGCGGTGGGCGAGGAGAAGAACTTGGTCCAGAGCTGGTCCATGCGCGGGGCGCCGTTCTTCTTCCCGACGGCGGACCTTCCGACTTTCACCACTGGCGTGCTGCCGACGACGGAAGCATCGAAGCGACACTTCGTGCTCGGGGTCGAGCGATCCCTCGACGACCTCGGCATTGATCTCACCGACCTCCTCGACGCGGCCCGAGAAGAGATCCACGCTGTTCTCGGCGGGCGGAGACTTCCGGTCGGCGAGCTCGGCCGTGAACTCGCCGACCGTGTTGAGTCCTCGCTGACGAAGGCGCAGCGAAGGACCTGGAGAAGCGAAGGACCGTATGCCAAGGGGCAGAGCCTCGGCGAGGGCGTCGTGCATTTCGGCCTGCGGATCCTCACACTCCAGCGCGTGATCTGCTTCGCCCCACGCGAGCACAACACCGCACCGTTCGTCCTCCTCGACGAATGGCTGGAGAATGCGTCCGAGGGCATCGTGGTCGGTCCGAACGCGGGTCCGGTGTCCGACGCTGACCGGGATCGTCACCGTGCCGAACTGCTGCGGCGCTACCTCCACTGCTGTGGGCCGTCGACCCGCGCCGATTTCGCAGCCTGGCTGGGCATCCGATCCACCGAGGCTCAGCCCTGGTGGGACCTGCTCGACGCGGAGATCACCGAAGTCGATCGGGGCCGACGGGCCTGGATGCTCGCCGAGGACGTGGAGTCCCTCCGTGCGGCCACGATGCCCCGCGGTGTCCGTCTCCTCCCTCCCCGAGATCCGTACACGCAGATTCGTGATCGCGAGACGATCGTGTCGAAGGATCACCACTCCGAGGTGTGGAAGACGGTCGGGGAACCGGGTGCCGTCCTCGTCGACGGGAGCATCGCAGGGACCTGGCGAGCGAAGAAGAGCGGACAGCGACTCAAGGTCGACGTTGCGACATTCGCCACCGCCTCGTCGCAGGTGAAGAAGGCGATCAACACTGAGGCAGAGGCGATCAGCACGCTGCGCGCAGCGAACGACCTCGACATCGCGTTCTCCTCGGACTGA
- a CDS encoding GNAT family N-acetyltransferase, which translates to MHPPRTSHLRLREMSMADLDDMAALLGDSTVMEFYPAPKNRDEAAAWISWNMRNYAEHGFGLWIAETHDGEFIGDCGLSWQTVNGAPHLEVGFHVRATAQRKGFATEAALACRDHARDLGVAQHLVAIIHQANRASQRVAEKLGMRRDPSLRDTSPIHDVYSLDLSSPSPTEAGGDE; encoded by the coding sequence ATGCACCCGCCCCGGACGTCTCATCTGAGACTGCGCGAGATGTCGATGGCCGACCTCGACGACATGGCCGCACTGCTCGGCGATTCCACGGTCATGGAGTTCTATCCGGCCCCCAAGAATCGCGACGAGGCGGCGGCATGGATCAGCTGGAATATGCGCAACTACGCGGAGCACGGTTTCGGCCTGTGGATTGCGGAGACCCATGACGGCGAGTTCATCGGCGACTGCGGTCTCTCCTGGCAGACGGTGAACGGGGCCCCTCATCTTGAGGTCGGGTTTCACGTGAGGGCCACGGCTCAGAGGAAGGGCTTTGCCACCGAGGCGGCCCTGGCCTGCCGTGACCATGCACGCGACCTCGGGGTCGCTCAGCACCTCGTCGCAATCATCCACCAGGCGAACCGAGCGTCTCAGCGGGTCGCCGAGAAGCTCGGCATGCGACGAGATCCGTCACTGCGGGACACCTCACCGATCCACGATGTGTACTCGCTGGACCTGTCATCGCCGTCGCCGACCGAAGCGGGCGGGGACGAATGA
- a CDS encoding SRPBCC family protein: MARIMQVSDSVMIKADPAELWEEIADPTQMPRWSPENTGATTPSSSGPLQAGDVFDGTNRRGPATWVTECVVTDSVPGKRFAFTVRRIGRRTPSIEGANASWAYEFEDLGEVTRVTESWTDDRRGWPDWLAWAFDHIVTRGRSFADFQRLNIRRTLTALKDDFEQR; encoded by the coding sequence ATGGCACGAATAATGCAGGTCAGCGACAGCGTGATGATCAAAGCAGACCCCGCCGAGCTCTGGGAGGAGATCGCCGATCCGACGCAGATGCCCCGATGGAGTCCGGAGAACACCGGTGCGACCACACCCTCATCCTCCGGTCCTCTGCAGGCAGGCGATGTGTTCGACGGGACGAACCGTCGCGGGCCGGCGACGTGGGTGACCGAATGCGTCGTCACCGACTCTGTTCCCGGCAAGCGGTTCGCCTTCACCGTGCGCCGGATCGGCCGCCGCACTCCGAGCATCGAAGGGGCGAACGCGAGCTGGGCATACGAATTCGAGGACCTCGGAGAGGTGACACGAGTGACGGAGTCGTGGACGGATGATCGCCGTGGTTGGCCAGACTGGCTGGCTTGGGCCTTCGACCACATCGTCACTCGCGGCAGGAGCTTCGCCGACTTCCAGCGTCTGAATATCCGGCGGACGCTGACGGCTCTGAAGGATGATTTCGAACAGCGGTGA